The Virgibacillus siamensis genome includes a region encoding these proteins:
- the glmS gene encoding glutamine--fructose-6-phosphate transaminase (isomerizing), with product MCGIVGYIGQNDTREILLNGLEKLEYRGYDSAGIAMLNDNGMNLFKVNGRIAALRDKVDQNVSSTMGIGHTRWATHGAPSAENAHPHQSTSGRFTLVHNGVIENYQDLKKEFLGETVFASETDTEVIVQLVEKNYEKYQDTAEAFRKTVSLLKGSYAIGLIDSEYCETIYVAKNKSPLLIGLGKGFNVIASDAMATLRETDQYLEIFDQEVVLVNRNFVEVQKLDGVVVERKPFTAQIDVSDTEKGTYPHFMLKEIDEQPFVMRRIIQEYQDEYNNLKLDEHVRKAMKACDRIYIIAAGTSYHAGLVGKQFIEKMAEIPVEVHVASEFSYNMPLLSEKPLFIFISQSGETADSRAVLVKIKELGHPALTITNVPGSTLSREANYTLNLYAGPEIAVASTKAYTAQIAVLAILAVDSARAKGIELDFDPLQELAIVANAMEVLTDQKETIEELARNYLSVSRNAFFIGRSADYFVCLEGALKLKEISYIQAEGFAGGELKHGTIALIEDGTPVIALATQSNVNYGIRSNVQEVEARGANAMVISMRGIELDTDAFVVPHVHDLLTPLVSVVPMQLLAYYAALHRDCDVDKPRNLAKSVTVE from the coding sequence ATGTGTGGAATTGTAGGATATATCGGACAAAATGATACTAGAGAAATACTTTTGAATGGACTTGAAAAATTGGAATACCGCGGTTATGACTCTGCCGGAATTGCAATGCTAAATGACAACGGAATGAATTTATTTAAAGTAAATGGCCGAATTGCAGCGTTGCGGGATAAAGTGGATCAGAATGTCTCGTCCACAATGGGGATCGGGCATACACGTTGGGCGACCCACGGAGCACCCAGTGCTGAAAATGCGCACCCGCACCAAAGCACATCAGGCAGGTTTACGCTTGTCCATAATGGTGTTATTGAAAACTATCAGGATTTGAAGAAAGAATTTTTGGGAGAAACCGTTTTTGCCAGCGAAACCGATACAGAAGTCATTGTACAGCTGGTGGAAAAAAATTATGAGAAATACCAGGATACAGCTGAAGCATTCCGTAAAACGGTCAGCCTTTTAAAAGGATCTTATGCGATTGGTCTTATCGACAGTGAATACTGTGAAACCATTTATGTTGCAAAGAATAAAAGTCCGCTGCTGATTGGCCTTGGCAAAGGATTTAATGTTATTGCAAGTGATGCAATGGCAACATTAAGGGAAACAGATCAGTACTTGGAGATTTTTGACCAGGAGGTTGTTCTGGTAAATCGTAATTTTGTTGAGGTTCAGAAGCTTGATGGTGTAGTCGTTGAACGTAAGCCATTTACTGCACAAATCGATGTAAGTGATACAGAAAAAGGTACGTATCCACACTTTATGCTGAAGGAAATAGATGAGCAGCCGTTTGTAATGCGTAGAATCATTCAGGAATATCAGGATGAGTACAATAATCTTAAGCTTGATGAACATGTACGCAAAGCGATGAAGGCGTGTGACCGCATCTATATCATTGCTGCAGGTACCAGCTACCATGCAGGATTAGTCGGAAAACAGTTCATTGAAAAAATGGCTGAAATTCCGGTTGAAGTCCATGTCGCAAGCGAATTTTCATATAATATGCCGCTGCTGTCTGAGAAACCATTGTTTATTTTCATTTCACAAAGTGGAGAAACCGCAGACAGCCGTGCCGTCTTAGTAAAAATAAAGGAATTGGGACATCCGGCACTGACGATTACCAATGTGCCGGGTTCCACCCTTTCTCGTGAAGCAAATTACACCTTAAACTTGTATGCAGGGCCGGAAATCGCCGTTGCATCAACAAAGGCATATACAGCGCAAATTGCTGTTTTAGCAATTTTGGCAGTGGATTCAGCAAGAGCGAAAGGAATCGAACTTGATTTTGATCCATTGCAGGAACTTGCAATTGTTGCAAATGCTATGGAAGTACTAACCGATCAGAAAGAAACAATTGAGGAGCTGGCACGTAATTACTTGTCTGTTTCCCGCAATGCATTCTTTATCGGCAGAAGTGCAGATTACTTTGTTTGCCTGGAAGGTGCTTTGAAACTGAAGGAAATCTCTTATATTCAAGCTGAAGGTTTTGCCGGCGGTGAATTAAAACACGGTACCATTGCATTAATTGAGGACGGTACACCGGTTATTGCGCTGGCAACCCAGTCAAATGTGAATTATGGAATCCGCAGCAATGTGCAGGAAGTGGAAGCACGCGGCGCGAATGCGATGGTCATCAGCATGCGCGGCATCGAACTGGATACTGATGCATTCGTCGTGCCACACGTACATGATCTGCTGACGCCGCTTGTAAGTGTTGTACCAATGCAGCTGCTTGCATATTATGCAGCCTTACACCGTGACTGCGACGTTGATAAGCCAAGAAATCTGGCAAAAAGTGTTACCGTTGAATAA
- a CDS encoding GNAT family N-acetyltransferase, which produces MTVRLEKMNTVEFQQYLSYAIKNFAEEQIKAGNWKQQGAINKATEEYNKLLPDGEKTENNHLFIIRDGEQEVGMIWLAHKTSEKGFIYDLNIWEGNQSKGYGTLAMKEVEFIAENLGLKKIGLHVFGHNKVAKGLYEKLGYMETNIKMEKTL; this is translated from the coding sequence ATGACTGTCAGATTGGAAAAAATGAACACAGTTGAATTCCAGCAATATTTAAGTTATGCAATTAAAAATTTTGCAGAAGAACAAATTAAGGCTGGTAATTGGAAGCAACAAGGGGCAATTAATAAAGCAACAGAGGAATATAATAAGTTATTACCTGATGGAGAAAAAACTGAAAACAACCATTTATTTATAATTCGTGACGGGGAACAAGAGGTTGGTATGATTTGGCTTGCACACAAAACAAGTGAAAAAGGGTTTATTTATGATCTTAACATTTGGGAAGGCAACCAAAGTAAAGGTTATGGAACACTTGCGATGAAGGAAGTTGAATTTATAGCAGAAAATTTAGGATTAAAAAAGATAGGGCTTCACGTATTTGGCCACAATAAAGTGGCAAAAGGGCTATATGAGAAATTAGGGTATATGGAAACAAATATAAAAATGGAAAAAACATTATAA
- a CDS encoding type II toxin-antitoxin system RelE/ParE family toxin, translating to MAPKAFEDLDEVYSYITDEIYNEGAADNLLNKIEKRVMRIKEFPFSCSFVTDEILKGKGYRKLVIENYIAFYLVGEEEKRVVVMRVLFGEQKFQDLI from the coding sequence ATTGCACCAAAAGCATTTGAAGATTTGGATGAGGTTTATAGCTACATCACTGATGAAATTTATAATGAAGGTGCAGCAGATAACCTTCTGAATAAGATAGAAAAGCGTGTCATGAGAATAAAAGAATTCCCTTTTTCCTGTAGTTTTGTAACGGATGAAATTTTAAAGGGTAAAGGTTACCGAAAGCTCGTCATTGAGAATTATATCGCGTTTTATTTAGTTGGAGAAGAAGAAAAGCGAGTTGTTGTCATGCGTGTCCTGTTTGGAGAACAAAAATTTCAAGATCTTATTTAG
- a CDS encoding polysaccharide deacetylase family protein yields MKRYASFFAALILIQFALPGVIEAKVADYPLQTKYPNIMLYQGEVPKKVIALTFDDGPDARYTPKVLDVLKKYHVKATFFLLGSRVKKYPDVAKRIVEEGHAIGNHTYWHPQLTKTGIDNMKWEIKRTTKEIERATGHHTSLFRAPYGALNDKLVKKIGDMGYKGIGWSIDTNDWKELPTKKIINNVMNYAHPGAITLMHSAGNWTLDLSGTVQALEKIIPRLRKEGYEFVTIPEMWKISHP; encoded by the coding sequence ATGAAGCGCTACGCATCTTTTTTTGCTGCTTTGATCCTTATCCAATTTGCCTTACCTGGAGTGATAGAAGCTAAAGTTGCTGATTATCCTTTGCAGACCAAGTATCCCAACATTATGCTATATCAGGGTGAAGTTCCGAAAAAGGTCATCGCCCTAACCTTTGACGATGGTCCGGATGCGCGATATACACCAAAGGTACTGGATGTTTTAAAAAAATATCATGTTAAAGCAACCTTTTTCTTGTTGGGATCCCGTGTAAAGAAATACCCTGATGTCGCGAAACGTATTGTAGAAGAAGGCCATGCGATTGGAAATCACACATATTGGCATCCGCAATTGACAAAGACCGGTATAGATAATATGAAATGGGAAATTAAAAGAACGACGAAAGAAATCGAACGCGCGACTGGACATCACACATCTTTATTTAGGGCACCCTATGGCGCTTTAAATGACAAACTCGTCAAAAAAATTGGAGATATGGGTTATAAAGGTATTGGGTGGTCAATTGATACAAATGATTGGAAAGAGCTTCCTACTAAAAAAATTATCAATAATGTCATGAACTATGCCCATCCAGGGGCGATTACGCTTATGCACAGTGCGGGTAATTGGACGCTGGACTTATCCGGCACAGTGCAGGCGTTGGAGAAAATTATTCCGCGGTTGAGAAAAGAAGGGTATGAATTCGTAACGATTCCCGAAATGTGGAAAATAAGCCACCCGTAA
- the yedE gene encoding selenium metabolism membrane protein YedE/FdhT: MKGILTRTFQNYWNPYVALILAGALSALYFGLTGAVWAVTGEFTRLGGEFLQLFGVDISGWTYFEMIHMDGNTLTRPGGWMIWGMFIGALIMILLSNNFKFRIPRQKRRYIQGLAGGVLAGFGARLALGCNLAAFFTGVPQFSLHSWIFVIATGVGTFVGSKIVQTRWWKGKPALIKGGGKPSVQKTKQKQAYVGGIIAVLYAAVIVLLFAKGQTLLGFGALFGAFFGILIERGQICFTSAFRDLWIMARGVMAKAIIIGMALSSVMTIIVIAIYGMPPITQIAAPSTFVGGVLFGLGIVLASSCETGMMYRLMEGQVLYVTVFAGNIIGATFLAFAWDHLGIYKVLVASGSEINLISAIGPVGAITATLIMLAVAYMIVVLRENNYHKKYEYKIGGEAHVNRGTGGLHTGSKG; the protein is encoded by the coding sequence ATGAAAGGTATCTTAACAAGAACATTTCAGAATTACTGGAACCCATATGTTGCGCTTATACTGGCAGGTGCCTTGAGCGCATTGTATTTCGGCCTTACAGGAGCGGTATGGGCTGTAACAGGCGAGTTTACGCGACTGGGGGGTGAGTTTCTGCAGCTTTTTGGAGTGGATATTTCCGGGTGGACTTATTTTGAAATGATTCATATGGACGGAAATACATTAACACGTCCAGGCGGATGGATGATTTGGGGCATGTTCATCGGTGCATTGATTATGATCCTGTTGAGCAACAATTTTAAATTTCGTATTCCGCGTCAAAAACGCCGTTACATACAGGGACTTGCCGGTGGTGTTTTAGCTGGCTTTGGGGCACGCCTGGCTCTAGGCTGTAATCTTGCTGCTTTTTTTACCGGGGTACCACAGTTTTCGTTACATTCATGGATTTTTGTCATCGCTACCGGTGTTGGCACTTTTGTCGGATCCAAGATTGTGCAAACCCGCTGGTGGAAAGGCAAACCAGCCCTGATTAAAGGCGGCGGTAAACCAAGTGTGCAGAAAACGAAACAAAAGCAGGCCTATGTTGGTGGTATTATTGCTGTCCTGTATGCGGCTGTTATTGTGCTATTATTTGCGAAGGGGCAGACGTTACTTGGGTTTGGCGCCTTGTTTGGAGCATTCTTTGGTATCTTAATTGAACGGGGGCAAATTTGTTTCACCTCTGCATTTCGTGATTTATGGATTATGGCAAGGGGTGTCATGGCTAAAGCAATTATCATCGGAATGGCGCTCAGTTCTGTGATGACAATTATAGTGATTGCCATCTACGGTATGCCGCCTATTACACAAATTGCTGCGCCGAGCACATTTGTAGGTGGTGTACTCTTCGGACTGGGAATTGTATTGGCTTCCAGCTGTGAAACAGGCATGATGTATCGTTTAATGGAGGGGCAAGTTTTATATGTAACAGTCTTTGCAGGTAATATCATCGGTGCAACGTTTCTTGCGTTTGCGTGGGACCATCTTGGCATTTATAAAGTGCTTGTTGCCAGCGGTTCGGAAATTAATCTTATATCTGCCATCGGTCCTGTCGGTGCTATTACAGCAACCTTGATCATGCTTGCAGTCGCTTATATGATTGTGGTTCTGCGGGAAAACAATTATCATAAGAAATACGAATATAAAATTGGAGGGGAAGCGCATGTCAATAGAGGTACAGGCGGATTACACACTGGATCTAAGGGGTGA
- the yedF gene encoding sulfurtransferase-like selenium metabolism protein YedF: protein MSIEVQADYTLDLRGESCPYPVIYTLDTLKEMKKGQLLQIITDCPSSFRNIPEEAVKHGYQFAKEPFKNGQEFLFHIYA, encoded by the coding sequence ATGTCAATAGAGGTACAGGCGGATTACACACTGGATCTAAGGGGTGAATCCTGTCCCTATCCGGTTATCTATACACTGGATACGCTGAAAGAAATGAAAAAAGGACAGCTATTGCAAATTATTACAGATTGTCCGTCATCCTTCCGAAACATTCCTGAAGAAGCAGTTAAGCACGGATATCAGTTTGCTAAAGAGCCATTTAAAAACGGACAGGAATTTTTGTTTCACATTTATGCTTGA
- a CDS encoding Type 1 glutamine amidotransferase-like domain-containing protein, with protein sequence MDKHLFLFGSGPPFTPAMAKRFTEVSPDGPISILFIEREGMDWKDYMPVFTQALMDAGADEFKYLPLFSTSSAEICKSVERSAGIVIGGGDTNLYADYIVDTRIAWAIRNCYEKSVPVAGFSAGALISSNPCIISPNDNPDGKLQHRPGLGLISDVILSVHFSQWKDGSHLKEAVRYFPSRINLGIDERTGVYFRNNEYVDAEGDGVYTIINNNLNRIY encoded by the coding sequence ATGGATAAACATTTATTTTTATTCGGAAGCGGACCGCCTTTTACACCGGCAATGGCAAAAAGGTTTACGGAAGTTTCCCCGGATGGTCCGATTTCGATTTTATTCATCGAACGGGAAGGGATGGACTGGAAAGACTATATGCCAGTGTTTACACAGGCTCTGATGGATGCTGGGGCAGACGAATTTAAATATTTGCCGCTCTTTTCCACATCATCTGCGGAAATTTGTAAATCTGTAGAACGAAGCGCAGGGATTGTCATAGGCGGCGGTGATACCAATTTATATGCTGATTATATTGTGGATACGAGAATTGCCTGGGCAATTAGAAACTGTTATGAAAAAAGTGTTCCGGTTGCAGGTTTTTCTGCGGGTGCTTTGATTAGCTCAAATCCGTGCATTATTTCACCGAATGATAATCCGGATGGAAAACTCCAACATAGACCGGGACTCGGCTTGATTTCGGATGTTATTTTGTCGGTTCATTTCAGTCAATGGAAGGATGGGTCTCATTTAAAGGAGGCTGTGCGCTACTTTCCAAGTCGGATAAATTTGGGGATTGATGAGAGGACAGGTGTGTATTTCCGGAATAATGAGTATGTTGATGCAGAAGGTGATGGTGTTTACACCATAATAAACAATAACTTGAATCGAATTTATTAG
- a CDS encoding GNAT family N-acetyltransferase yields the protein MFEISIFDGNDQMEEMVKLNCSVFIGPDYTTDDYNQVMETIQKHVTYPGFYGVKALDKAGKLVGFSYGYESTPGQFYRRKLEGQLSKEQTEEWLADCFEFVELAVAPAARRNGIGGKLHDKLMEDLPNSTTVLTTGMKNAPAISLYEKKGWKVIKRDAPVLFETNLQLIMGKKIK from the coding sequence ATGTTTGAAATTAGTATATTTGATGGAAACGATCAGATGGAAGAAATGGTAAAGCTTAACTGTTCCGTGTTTATAGGTCCGGACTATACCACTGATGATTATAATCAGGTCATGGAAACTATCCAAAAACACGTGACTTATCCGGGGTTTTACGGTGTTAAAGCATTGGATAAAGCGGGGAAATTGGTTGGTTTTTCCTATGGATATGAAAGTACGCCGGGTCAATTTTACCGGAGGAAACTCGAAGGGCAGCTAAGTAAAGAACAAACAGAGGAATGGCTGGCAGATTGCTTCGAGTTTGTTGAACTGGCTGTGGCTCCAGCAGCAAGAAGAAACGGTATCGGTGGCAAGCTTCATGATAAATTGATGGAAGATTTGCCGAATAGCACTACAGTTCTAACAACCGGCATGAAGAATGCACCTGCCATCAGCCTTTATGAGAAGAAAGGCTGGAAAGTTATAAAACGGGATGCACCTGTACTCTTCGAAACTAATTTACAGCTGATTATGGGCAAAAAAATAAAATAA
- a CDS encoding spore germination protein, whose product MGYEGYKRSKQPVFDDFQDNIDYMKKELGIGESFDAIHLDLHYAGKDMGMFLIDGFAKDKILHFLMKLLADLEPEQLEPEPLIKLMKTYLPYIEISKEDDLDKTVFWVLSGATALVVDGLDEVIIIDARTYPVRSPSEPDLERVTRGPRDGFVETIVFNTALTRRRVRDPSLRMEYMSIGRRSQTDICISYIKDIADPETVKQIKTSLEDIDTDGLPMADKTLEEFLVGRGWNPYPTVRFTERPDTAAVHLYEGHVLVMVDGSPSVMITPATFWHHLQHAEEYRQRPVVGAYFRFVRFFAVLMSIFLTPLWFFFAQHQEFLPAALSFIGPKESIVVPLILQLILVELGMDMLRMATIHTPTAMATAIGLVSAVIIGQIAVAVGIFTNEVILYISLVAIGTFATPSYEFALANRLYRLFLLIVTAIFGMYGFVIGIVLWVVALSRLNSLNVPYLWPFIPFSFRSMRDVVLRSPMPLKNRRPTALHPEDPDRK is encoded by the coding sequence ATGGGCTACGAAGGCTATAAACGATCCAAACAACCTGTTTTTGATGATTTTCAGGATAACATTGATTACATGAAAAAAGAGCTCGGTATTGGTGAAAGTTTTGATGCGATTCACCTTGATTTGCACTATGCCGGCAAAGATATGGGTATGTTTTTGATTGATGGATTTGCCAAAGATAAAATCCTCCATTTTCTTATGAAGCTGCTGGCGGATTTGGAGCCGGAACAGTTGGAACCGGAACCGCTGATAAAATTAATGAAAACATATCTTCCATACATAGAGATTTCCAAGGAAGATGATTTGGATAAAACAGTTTTTTGGGTGTTAAGCGGGGCTACAGCACTTGTTGTTGATGGACTCGATGAGGTTATCATTATTGATGCGCGTACATATCCCGTCAGGAGCCCATCCGAACCTGATTTGGAGCGGGTAACACGGGGACCGCGCGATGGATTTGTGGAAACGATTGTCTTTAATACCGCATTAACGAGAAGACGTGTCCGTGATCCATCGCTAAGAATGGAGTATATGTCTATTGGACGGCGTTCCCAAACCGATATTTGTATTTCTTACATTAAGGATATTGCTGATCCGGAAACAGTAAAACAAATAAAAACTTCTCTTGAGGACATCGATACAGACGGGCTCCCGATGGCAGATAAAACATTGGAGGAATTCCTTGTTGGAAGAGGCTGGAACCCGTACCCGACAGTAAGATTTACTGAGCGACCGGATACGGCAGCTGTTCATCTGTATGAAGGGCATGTGCTTGTCATGGTCGATGGATCGCCAAGCGTGATGATTACACCTGCAACTTTTTGGCATCATCTTCAGCATGCTGAGGAATATCGACAGCGGCCGGTTGTAGGGGCCTATTTCAGGTTTGTCCGGTTTTTTGCTGTATTAATGTCCATCTTTTTAACGCCACTTTGGTTTTTCTTTGCACAGCATCAGGAATTTTTGCCGGCTGCGCTGTCGTTTATTGGACCAAAGGAATCAATTGTGGTTCCACTCATTCTGCAGCTCATTCTCGTTGAACTCGGGATGGATATGCTGCGAATGGCCACCATTCATACACCGACTGCGATGGCAACGGCAATTGGTCTGGTATCAGCAGTCATTATTGGACAGATTGCGGTTGCCGTCGGGATATTTACGAATGAGGTTATTTTATATATTTCTCTGGTGGCAATTGGAACATTTGCGACACCATCGTATGAATTTGCGCTGGCAAATCGATTGTACCGGCTGTTTTTGCTCATTGTAACAGCAATTTTCGGTATGTACGGATTTGTAATTGGCATTGTGCTTTGGGTTGTGGCACTGAGTCGTCTGAATTCACTTAATGTCCCATATTTGTGGCCGTTTATTCCATTTTCATTCCGCTCCATGCGTGATGTTGTGCTGCGGTCACCGATGCCGTTAAAGAACAGGCGGCCGACTGCATTGCATCCGGAAGACCCGGACCGCAAGTAA
- a CDS encoding ring-cleaving dioxygenase, producing the protein MNGIKGMHHVTAITSSAEKNYEFFTYVLGMRLVKKTVNQDDIKTYHLFFADDKGNAGTDMTFFDFPGIPKGSHGTNEIFKTSFRVPSDEALEYWVKRFDRLEVKHKGIKEQFGKKTLSFTDFDDQNYQLISDENNEGVAAGTPWQEGPIPLEYAITGLGPIYVRVANFDYFKEMMEKVLLFKEINQEGSFHLFEVGEGGNGAQVVVEYNPVLPMARQGYGTVHHSAFRVEDRDVLEEWIERMDSFGFRTSGYVNRHFFESLYVNVAPQILFEFATDGPGFMGDEPYETLGEKLSLPPMLEPKREQIEQMVRPINTVRSTIEFKKEYN; encoded by the coding sequence ATGAACGGGATAAAAGGAATGCATCATGTAACTGCCATCACCAGCAGTGCAGAGAAAAATTATGAGTTTTTCACGTACGTACTGGGGATGCGGCTCGTTAAGAAAACCGTGAACCAGGATGATATTAAAACGTACCACCTGTTTTTTGCAGACGATAAGGGAAATGCGGGAACGGATATGACGTTCTTTGATTTTCCGGGTATACCAAAAGGCAGTCACGGAACCAATGAGATTTTCAAAACATCATTCCGCGTGCCATCTGATGAAGCACTTGAGTACTGGGTAAAGCGGTTTGACCGTTTGGAAGTAAAGCATAAGGGAATCAAAGAACAATTCGGCAAAAAGACACTTTCCTTTACAGATTTTGATGACCAGAATTATCAGCTTATTTCTGATGAAAATAATGAAGGAGTTGCTGCAGGCACACCTTGGCAAGAAGGGCCGATTCCACTGGAATACGCCATTACCGGTCTTGGCCCAATATATGTCCGGGTTGCCAATTTCGATTATTTTAAAGAAATGATGGAAAAAGTGCTGCTGTTTAAAGAAATTAATCAGGAAGGATCCTTCCATTTATTTGAAGTTGGGGAAGGCGGTAATGGTGCACAGGTTGTAGTTGAATACAACCCAGTTCTTCCTATGGCACGACAAGGTTATGGAACTGTACACCACTCAGCATTCCGTGTGGAAGATCGGGATGTACTGGAAGAGTGGATTGAGCGGATGGACAGCTTCGGCTTCAGAACATCCGGATATGTCAATCGTCATTTCTTTGAGTCATTGTATGTCAATGTGGCACCGCAGATTCTGTTCGAATTTGCAACAGACGGCCCGGGCTTTATGGGGGATGAACCCTATGAAACACTTGGCGAAAAACTATCATTGCCGCCAATGCTTGAACCGAAACGTGAGCAAATTGAACAAATGGTTCGTCCGATTAACACAGTAAGAAGCACAATTGAATTCAAAAAAGAATACAATTAA
- a CDS encoding NADPH-dependent FMN reductase yields MLNIGIILGSVRQGRNGEAVAHWMNDFAAARNDDGVTYELVDLADYNLPMLGAEVPESQQQEAESTIQAWSEKMASFDGYIFVVPEYNHAVGGALKNALDYLKPEVANKAAGLVGYGSLGGTRAHENLRLIFGELQVADVQTAVTFSLMTDFENFSLFKPAAYHENNANGMLDQVIAWSGALKTVREKTAVNA; encoded by the coding sequence ATGTTAAATATAGGGATTATTCTTGGAAGTGTACGTCAGGGACGCAACGGGGAGGCAGTTGCCCATTGGATGAACGATTTTGCCGCTGCCCGCAATGATGATGGGGTAACATACGAACTTGTGGATTTGGCTGACTACAATCTGCCAATGCTTGGTGCAGAGGTACCGGAATCACAGCAGCAGGAAGCAGAGTCTACTATTCAGGCATGGTCTGAAAAAATGGCGTCATTCGACGGCTACATTTTCGTTGTGCCGGAATATAATCATGCAGTAGGTGGTGCTTTAAAAAATGCACTTGATTATTTGAAACCTGAAGTAGCCAATAAAGCTGCCGGCTTGGTTGGATATGGCAGCCTTGGCGGAACACGTGCACATGAAAACCTTCGTCTTATTTTCGGTGAATTGCAGGTTGCAGACGTACAGACTGCAGTCACTTTCTCGCTTATGACGGATTTTGAAAACTTCAGTTTGTTTAAACCGGCTGCGTATCATGAAAACAATGCCAATGGAATGCTCGATCAGGTAATTGCTTGGAGTGGCGCTTTAAAAACTGTAAGAGAAAAAACAGCTGTAAATGCGTAA
- the ytxJ gene encoding bacillithiol system redox-active protein YtxJ → MTALKELQATDELEQIWQESMENPVLLFKHSTTCPISAGAFKEYQSFLESASGDLYGYMVKVIESRNVSNKIADETNIKHESPQIFLIKNKKVLWNTSHSKITAGSIREALEQV, encoded by the coding sequence ATGACTGCATTAAAAGAGCTTCAGGCGACAGACGAACTGGAACAGATATGGCAGGAGTCTATGGAAAACCCTGTATTATTATTCAAACATAGTACAACTTGTCCAATCAGTGCGGGTGCATTCAAGGAATATCAATCGTTTCTGGAATCCGCCTCAGGTGATTTGTATGGCTATATGGTGAAAGTAATTGAAAGCCGGAATGTCTCTAATAAAATTGCTGATGAAACAAACATCAAACATGAATCCCCGCAAATTTTTCTGATTAAAAATAAAAAGGTGCTGTGGAATACCTCACATTCGAAGATAACAGCAGGCTCTATAAGGGAAGCGTTAGAACAGGTATAA